In Flavobacterium hankyongi, the genomic window AAATTATCAACTGTTAAATGAGAAATCTGATCCATTGGAGTTGCTACAATTTTTGATAAAAAAAAGAAATGAGTTCAAGTAAGATATATAAAAACAAGAGTTGCAAAAGAAATTGTAATTATCGAACTTCGTATATTAATTATATAGTTTATGTATCGTCACTTAGCACTTCTTAGAGGAATCAATGTTTCTGGCCACAATATGATCAAGATGGATGTTTTAAAAACATTGCTTGAAAAAGCAGGCTTTCAGAATGTGCAGACTTATATTCAATCAGGAAATGTATTTATTGATTCTGAAGAAGAACATGGTCCAAGTGTAGGTTTTAAAATAAAACAGGAAATTTTCAGTCAATTGGGTTTTGATGTTCCTGTAATTGTAATTACCAAAGAGGATTTGGAAGCCTGTTTGAACAACAATCCGTATCTGAAAGAAAAAGAAGCCGATACCAAGAAACTGTATTTTACTTTTATTTCCAAAGAGTTAAGTGAGAACAGTATTCATGATTTGAAAATGAGTCAAGTAAAACCCGATGAAGCGGTAATAGATAAAAACAGAATTTACGTGAAATATGCCATTGGAGCAGGGAAGACCCGTTTTGACCAAAAGTATATAGAGAAAAAGCTCAATGTAAAGGCAACCATGCGAAATTGGAATACAGTTGTGAAACTGCTAGAGATGTATAGCGTATAATAAGTTAAAAAGAATAATAAATAATTAAATCGGAATCAGACATGATTCCGATTTAATTATTTCTAAAT contains:
- a CDS encoding DUF1697 domain-containing protein, producing the protein MYRHLALLRGINVSGHNMIKMDVLKTLLEKAGFQNVQTYIQSGNVFIDSEEEHGPSVGFKIKQEIFSQLGFDVPVIVITKEDLEACLNNNPYLKEKEADTKKLYFTFISKELSENSIHDLKMSQVKPDEAVIDKNRIYVKYAIGAGKTRFDQKYIEKKLNVKATMRNWNTVVKLLEMYSV